One window from the genome of Cyprinus carpio isolate SPL01 chromosome B1, ASM1834038v1, whole genome shotgun sequence encodes:
- the setdb2 gene encoding histone-lysine N-methyltransferase SETDB2, with protein sequence MKIVLESDPTSLRSEGIQEVLIDEDILTVTVSEAQCSPESLGNGLETESFLQKDSTRDGESSSDHSQTSAASRAELLLSPLSFCSEEPRSPVHLVYHPHDCSAACVPQLLSHADRLMGHNPLRAPMLCQFQRHCEDSDAQDTGVLYKAPCGRSLRSLEEVLQFLLQTDSLGVLQPDHFSFDPQIVPENQVQAPASAALLFERDLSHGIESVPVSLFNELDGTRPKEFRYRKERWPHGCFLSGAPLFSVCCDCTDGCADAWSCACVQQTLRGTGEQQAYRHHRLSAPLSAGLFECGPWCGCARSRCQNRVVQKGLRVRLQVFRTPDRGWAVRCRDDLDKGTFVCIYAGVVLRQQQSVEEPADGEPLVSDDEVEVVEEWKLPAGPTETVSEPLDCSPPLYVPVIQRPADQLKDQQQLGVSSLDCSQNGSEACEEIVSKKPRLTESNGHGAESQHKHTPEQMYYLDASKEGNVARFFNHSCEPNLFLQNVFTDTHDPQFPLIAFFTSRSVKAGTELTWNM encoded by the exons ATGAAGATCGTTCTGGAGTCTGATCCGACCTCTCTCAGGAGCGAAGGCATTCAGGAGGTGCTGATTGATGAAG ATATACTGACGGTGACCGTATCAGAGGCTCAGTGTTCTCCGGAGAGCCTGGGGAACGGTCTGGAGACGGAGAGCTTTCTGCAGAAGGACAGCACACG GGACGGGGAGTCGAGCTCCGATCACAGCCAGACGTCTGCAGCGAGCCGAGCCGAGCTACTGCTGTCTCCCCTGAGCTTCTGTTCTGAAGAGCCCCGGTCTCCTGTGCATCTCGTCTACCATCCACACGACTGCAGCGCTGCATGCGTCCCGCAGCTGCTCTCTCACGCTGACCGCTTAATGGGTCACAACCCGCTGCGTGCGCCCATGCTGTGCCAGTTCCAGCGCCACTGCGAAGATTCTGACGCACAAGACACCGGTGTGCTTTATAAAGCGCCGTGTGGACGGAGCCTGCGCTCCCTGGAGGAG GTGCTTCAGTTCCTGCTGCAGACAGACAGCCTCGGCGTGCTTCAGCCGGACCACTTCAGTTTCGACCCACAGATTGTTCCAGAGAATCAGGTGCAAGCTCCGGCCTCAGCTGCGCTGCTGTTCGAGCGCGACCTCAGCCACGGGATCGAGTCGGTTCCCGTCTCTCTGTTCAACGAGCTGGACGGGACGCGGCCCAAAGAGTTCCGCTACCGTAAAGAGCGCTGGCCACACGGCTGCTTCCTCAGCGGCGCGCCGCTCTTCTCAGTGTGCTGCGACTGCACCGACGGCTGCGCAGACGCATGGAGCTGCGCATGTGTTCAGCAGACGCTCAGAGGCACGGGAGAGCAGCAAGCGTACAGACATCACAGGCTGAGCGCACCTCTGAGCGCTGG GTTGTTCGAGTGCGGCCCGTGGTGCGGCTGTGCGAGGAGCCGCTGTCAGAACCGTGTGGTGCAGAAGGGTCTGCGTGTGCGGCTGCAGGTGTTTCGTACGCCGGACCGCGGCTGGGCCGTCCGCTGCAGGGATGACCTCGACAAGGGGACCTTCGTCTGCATTTACGCAG GCGTGGTTCTCCGTCAGCAGCAGAGCGTGGAGGAGCCGGCGGACGGAGAGCCGCTCGTGTCTGATGATGAggtggaggtggtggaggagTGGAAGCTGCCCGCCGGACCCACGGAGACGGTCAGTGAGCCGCTGGACTGCTCTCCGCCGCTGTACGTGCCTGTGATCCAGAGACCTGCCGACCAGCTCAAG GATCAGCAGCAGCTCGGCGTCTCGTCGCTGGACTGCAGTCAGAACG ggagCGAGGCGTGTGAGGAGATCGTGAGTAAGAAGCCCAGACTGACCGAATCAAATGGACACGGCGCCGAGtcgcagcacaaacacacaccagagcaGATGTATTACCTGGACGCCTCCAAAGAGGGAAACGTGGCCCGATTCTTCAAC